A section of the Streptococcus oriscaviae genome encodes:
- a CDS encoding L-threonylcarbamoyladenylate synthase translates to MTKQIHWDGNLSQEGLSIIKGEGGVIVCPTKVGYIIMTADKAGLERKFDAKERKRNKPGVVLCGSMDELRTLAQLTPEIDAFYQKHWDEDILLGCILPWKPEAYEKLKAYGDGREELMTDVRGTSCFVIKFGVAGEQIAKEMWEKEGRMVYASSANPSGKGNRGKVEGIGERIASKVDLIIEADDYVASIQPDKTIETRYEQGVMVSMVDAQGKLIPEQGKDSRSISPCPVVIRKGLDIDKIMMHLSDHFNSWDYRQGEYY, encoded by the coding sequence ATGACAAAACAAATTCATTGGGATGGAAACCTTTCTCAAGAAGGTCTTAGCATTATCAAGGGAGAAGGTGGTGTCATCGTCTGCCCAACCAAGGTCGGTTATATTATTATGACCGCTGACAAGGCTGGTTTGGAGCGTAAGTTTGATGCCAAAGAGCGCAAACGCAACAAGCCTGGTGTCGTTCTATGCGGAAGCATGGACGAATTGCGCACCCTGGCCCAGCTGACCCCTGAAATCGACGCCTTCTACCAGAAACACTGGGATGAGGACATCCTCCTTGGTTGTATCCTACCGTGGAAACCTGAGGCCTACGAAAAGCTCAAGGCTTATGGGGATGGTCGTGAGGAACTGATGACAGACGTCCGTGGCACCTCCTGCTTCGTTATCAAGTTCGGAGTCGCAGGTGAACAAATCGCCAAGGAAATGTGGGAAAAAGAGGGACGCATGGTCTATGCTTCTTCAGCCAACCCTTCTGGCAAAGGCAACCGTGGCAAGGTTGAAGGAATCGGCGAACGAATCGCCTCAAAGGTAGATTTGATTATCGAAGCAGATGACTACGTTGCTTCCATCCAGCCGGACAAGACCATCGAAACCCGTTATGAACAGGGTGTCATGGTATCCATGGTCGATGCTCAAGGAAAGCTCATTCCAGAACAGGGCAAGGACAGCCGCTCTATCAGCCCATGTCCAGTCGTTATCCGCAAGGGATTGGACATCGACAAAATTATGATGCACCTATCTGACCACTTCAATTCATGGGACTACCGTCAGGGTGAGTACTACTAG
- a CDS encoding GNAT family N-acetyltransferase, whose product MTRSLTLQAFTVDQLKTIWQIGHSQPAPRWKEFAAPYFDDYQAFNRFEDFQQAPLYQWLQQDSVRAILLDENPIGFVSYYWECQATRWLEIGIEIYDDSIWGNGYGTQALRLWIDHIFNQFPELEHIGLTTWSGNPGMMRTAEKLGMTKEAHIRKVRYWKGQYYDSIKYGILREEWENQA is encoded by the coding sequence ATGACTCGATCTCTAACGCTTCAAGCATTTACAGTTGACCAGCTCAAAACCATTTGGCAAATCGGCCACAGCCAACCAGCTCCTCGCTGGAAGGAATTCGCCGCCCCCTATTTTGATGATTACCAAGCCTTCAATCGTTTTGAAGACTTTCAGCAAGCCCCGCTTTACCAGTGGTTGCAACAAGATTCTGTACGGGCCATCCTCCTGGATGAGAACCCTATCGGCTTTGTTTCTTACTACTGGGAATGCCAAGCAACCCGCTGGCTGGAAATTGGGATTGAAATCTACGATGACAGCATCTGGGGAAACGGCTATGGAACTCAGGCCCTCAGACTCTGGATTGATCATATTTTCAATCAATTCCCAGAATTGGAACATATCGGTCTAACTACTTGGTCAGGCAATCCTGGAATGATGCGAACAGCTGAAAAATTAGGGATGACAAAAGAAGCCCATATCCGCAAAGTTCGCTATTGGAAAGGGCAGTACTACGACTCGATTAAATATGGTATTCTCAGAGAAGAATGGGAAAATCAAGCATAG
- a CDS encoding AraC family transcriptional regulator, whose protein sequence is MNQLEKILGSSNRRKCSRFSPAGEACFIDSKEVKGIYWSYETAVFHITIHHFFLKEDIIVCPHTDGTSNHITSTYILMGSGKYLSTYQTLSANTMFVLSSDRKDARFLLRKNYPYFSIGIDFKEQMIEQYLSNQQVLKEVRVSDIFFDTRERVTRPMAKLANDILSCQMDSPSADLFFEAKAKEWLSITLNEFASAAKSSALPQSDKEAIKNVSDYINDHYSSDLPQELLEKIAMMSGTKLKNCFKKTHQMSITEYIQRKRVAIAENLLLTTQLDIVDVAKSVGYNSHSRFSALFKRYRGMYPKEVRHFASKKQPMICPCNEEARERCQLFQSKKRQDTD, encoded by the coding sequence ATGAATCAATTAGAAAAAATCCTAGGCAGCAGCAACCGTAGAAAATGCAGCCGATTCTCTCCTGCAGGAGAAGCCTGCTTCATTGATAGTAAGGAGGTTAAGGGAATCTATTGGTCTTATGAAACGGCCGTCTTTCACATCACCATCCATCATTTTTTCCTTAAGGAAGATATTATCGTCTGTCCGCACACAGACGGCACTTCCAACCACATTACATCAACCTACATTTTAATGGGGAGCGGAAAATACTTAAGCACCTATCAAACCCTTTCTGCAAATACCATGTTTGTTTTAAGTTCCGACCGAAAAGATGCCCGTTTTTTATTAAGAAAAAATTATCCCTATTTCAGTATTGGCATCGATTTTAAGGAACAGATGATTGAGCAGTATTTATCCAATCAGCAAGTTTTAAAAGAGGTTCGGGTGTCCGATATTTTTTTCGATACAAGAGAGCGCGTCACCCGGCCCATGGCAAAACTGGCCAACGATATTCTCAGCTGTCAGATGGATTCCCCTTCTGCGGATCTCTTTTTTGAAGCCAAGGCCAAGGAGTGGCTGAGCATCACCTTGAATGAATTCGCATCAGCAGCCAAGTCCTCTGCCTTGCCCCAGTCGGATAAAGAAGCCATTAAGAATGTTTCTGACTATATCAACGACCATTATTCTTCAGATCTGCCTCAGGAATTACTGGAGAAGATTGCGATGATGAGCGGAACCAAGCTGAAAAACTGCTTTAAGAAGACGCACCAGATGAGTATCACCGAGTATATCCAGCGAAAACGCGTGGCTATTGCGGAAAACCTGCTGCTGACGACTCAATTGGACATCGTTGATGTTGCCAAATCGGTCGGCTACAATTCCCACAGCCGCTTCTCTGCTCTCTTTAAACGCTATCGCGGGATGTATCCAAAAGAAGTTCGGCACTTTGCTAGCAAAAAGCAGCCGATGATCTGCCCTTGCAATGAAGAAGCCAGAGAACGCTGCCAACTTTTCCAATCTAAGAAAAGACAAGATACAGACTAA
- a CDS encoding ABC transporter ATP-binding protein has translation MIDMLKETFALTDRGANDLFKASIASFFVYVSNMLPTFLLMLLVDHFLLGHEKSSWFYLGLSAFILLLLYLILNAEYDLLYNTTYKESANLRIDIAHKLSKLPLSYFSKNDLSDVSQTIMSDVEAIEHAISHSVAKVLAFAVFFPLVSVLLLTGNLLLGLAVVLPIVANFCLLLLSKNLQLRGNKKYFHRLRENSESFQEAIELQQEIKSYGLTEKVRAELYQKMDESERIHLSVELLVGLTTTFSGIVSYLSLAAAIFFGIQLYMSGEVSILYVLGYLLVAMKLKEAADGINGYMAELFYLDARVKRIKEIRKMPVQEGKEVVSEPYDICLQDVTFAYESHTPVLKGVTFTARQNQVTAIVGRSGCGKTSILRLVSRLYDYDGGRILIGGRDIKQLATGSLFSKLSIVFQDVILFNASVLDNIRIGRQDATDEEVKEAARLANCHEFITRLPEGYDTLIGENGASLSGGERQRLSIARAFLKNAPIIILDEISASLDVENEKKIQDSLNQLIKDRTVLVISHRLKSIEKVDQIVVLDDGRVEAVGQHQDLLKSSKLYASLIKNAQQIEQYQY, from the coding sequence ATGATTGATATGCTTAAAGAAACATTTGCCCTGACAGATAGGGGAGCAAACGATTTGTTCAAGGCCAGCATCGCCAGCTTCTTTGTCTATGTGTCCAATATGCTTCCGACTTTCTTATTAATGCTCTTGGTAGACCATTTTCTTTTGGGACATGAAAAAAGTTCCTGGTTTTATCTGGGGTTGTCTGCATTTATTTTGCTGCTTCTCTACTTGATTTTAAATGCGGAGTACGATTTGCTCTACAATACAACCTACAAGGAAAGTGCCAACCTGCGGATTGACATTGCCCATAAGCTCAGCAAGCTCCCCTTGTCCTATTTTTCAAAAAATGATTTGTCTGATGTCTCACAGACCATCATGAGTGATGTCGAAGCCATTGAACACGCCATCAGTCATTCCGTAGCCAAGGTTCTTGCTTTTGCTGTCTTCTTTCCCCTTGTGTCTGTCTTGCTACTGACAGGCAATCTGCTATTGGGTCTGGCTGTTGTTTTGCCGATTGTTGCCAACTTCTGCCTGCTTCTTTTATCAAAAAATCTTCAACTTAGAGGGAATAAGAAATACTTTCACCGTCTTAGGGAAAACTCGGAGAGTTTTCAAGAAGCGATTGAATTACAACAGGAAATCAAAAGCTACGGTTTGACGGAGAAGGTCCGAGCAGAATTATACCAAAAAATGGACGAGAGTGAGCGGATACATTTGTCAGTGGAATTGCTGGTTGGGCTGACAACGACCTTTTCAGGGATTGTATCCTATCTTTCCCTAGCTGCGGCAATTTTCTTCGGCATACAGCTCTATATGTCGGGGGAAGTTTCCATTCTCTATGTTCTAGGCTATCTCTTAGTTGCTATGAAGTTAAAGGAGGCGGCAGACGGCATCAATGGTTATATGGCGGAGTTGTTTTACTTAGATGCCCGTGTTAAGAGGATCAAAGAAATCCGGAAAATGCCCGTGCAGGAAGGAAAAGAGGTGGTCAGTGAACCCTATGACATCTGCCTGCAGGATGTGACCTTTGCTTATGAGAGCCACACCCCTGTCTTAAAAGGTGTCACCTTCACAGCTCGGCAAAATCAGGTGACCGCTATTGTTGGTCGATCTGGCTGCGGCAAGACCAGTATCCTGCGCTTGGTTTCTCGGCTCTACGATTATGATGGAGGCCGAATTTTGATTGGCGGCAGAGATATAAAGCAGCTTGCAACGGGCTCTCTCTTTTCCAAGCTGTCCATCGTTTTTCAGGATGTGATCCTGTTTAACGCTTCGGTTCTAGATAACATTCGTATCGGACGGCAAGACGCGACAGATGAGGAGGTCAAGGAAGCGGCACGACTGGCAAATTGCCATGAATTTATCACCAGATTGCCAGAAGGCTATGATACCTTGATTGGAGAGAATGGAGCCAGTCTGTCTGGCGGAGAACGCCAACGCCTGTCTATCGCACGGGCCTTTCTCAAAAACGCCCCTATTATTATCCTGGACGAAATTTCCGCCTCACTCGATGTGGAAAATGAGAAAAAAATTCAAGACAGCCTGAACCAGTTGATCAAAGATCGAACCGTTTTAGTCATTTCTCACCGATTAAAATCCATTGAAAAGGTAGATCAGATTGTCGTCCTAGACGATGGGCGGGTAGAAGCTGTCGGTCAGCATCAAGACCTACTGAAAAGCTCCAAGCTCTATGCCAGTCTAATCAAGAATGCCCAGCAAATCGAGCAATATCAGTATTGA
- a CDS encoding ABC transporter ATP-binding protein codes for MAQVYQRLLSYVPKQKYLAYWAIAFSVLSTLLIIVAYYCLGEFLNLLIVKEALLRAQSYATRIVAFLLAGGIMYFISVSLAHVLGFRLETNLRKFGIDGLTAASFRFFDKQSSGRVRKLIDDNASQTHMIVAHLIPDIAAAVLFPIATIVLAFAVSMRVGLVILIFTLLAMGLLYLMTGQKDFMRIYQDSLERLSSESVEYVRGMQVVKVFGADVASFKAFHQAITNYANYALNYSMSCKRAFVGFQWLFYGMVAFFAPVILLADSLLGNPRFFVVELIMTLFLSGVLFTSCMRVMYVSMYSYLGVSAVDRLEGLFAEMQEEKLQFGSREQFDHFGISFDKVCFAYSDDLVIKELTADLEGNKLYALVGSSGSGKTTLAKLISGFYKLKSGQIKIGGYPLEAYSEEALSRHIAFVFQDAKLFKSSIYDNVQIGNVTAKREEVMRALHLAGCDSILDKFPEREETIIGSKGVYLSGGEKQRLAVARAILKDADIIILDEASAAVDPENEHELQKAFSHLMKGKTVIMIAHRLTSIRQADEVLVLEDGRLIERGTDAELMSQSTHYRYLQELYRKANEWRVSND; via the coding sequence ATGGCACAGGTTTATCAACGGTTATTGTCTTATGTTCCTAAACAAAAATACCTAGCTTACTGGGCTATAGCTTTTTCCGTCCTTTCAACCCTGTTGATTATTGTAGCCTACTACTGCTTGGGGGAATTTTTGAACCTGCTGATTGTCAAGGAGGCTTTATTGCGGGCACAATCCTATGCTACCCGCATTGTTGCTTTCTTGCTGGCGGGCGGAATAATGTATTTTATATCGGTTAGCTTGGCTCATGTATTGGGCTTTCGTTTGGAAACCAATCTCCGCAAGTTTGGTATCGATGGATTGACAGCGGCCAGTTTCCGTTTTTTTGACAAACAGTCTTCTGGCAGGGTTCGCAAGCTGATAGACGATAATGCAAGCCAAACTCATATGATCGTAGCCCATCTGATACCTGATATTGCAGCAGCTGTTCTTTTTCCGATTGCAACAATTGTCCTAGCCTTTGCTGTCAGTATGAGGGTTGGTCTGGTAATTCTGATTTTTACCTTGCTGGCTATGGGGTTATTGTACTTGATGACAGGGCAAAAGGATTTTATGAGAATTTATCAGGATTCTCTGGAGCGGCTGAGCAGCGAGTCGGTTGAATATGTTCGTGGGATGCAGGTCGTCAAGGTCTTCGGGGCTGATGTCGCCTCCTTTAAGGCCTTTCATCAAGCCATCACCAACTATGCCAACTATGCCTTGAATTATTCCATGTCCTGTAAAAGGGCTTTTGTAGGTTTCCAGTGGCTTTTTTACGGCATGGTGGCTTTTTTCGCTCCTGTCATACTTTTGGCAGATAGTTTACTTGGCAATCCAAGGTTCTTTGTGGTGGAGTTGATTATGACCTTATTTTTAAGCGGGGTACTCTTTACCAGCTGCATGAGGGTCATGTATGTATCAATGTATTCCTACTTGGGTGTCAGCGCTGTGGATAGACTTGAGGGTCTTTTTGCAGAGATGCAGGAAGAAAAATTACAGTTTGGAAGCCGCGAACAGTTTGATCACTTTGGTATTTCCTTTGATAAGGTTTGTTTTGCCTATTCGGATGACTTGGTGATTAAGGAGCTGACTGCTGACTTAGAAGGCAACAAACTCTATGCCTTAGTTGGGTCATCTGGCAGCGGAAAAACAACCTTGGCAAAACTGATTTCGGGTTTCTATAAGCTGAAATCTGGCCAGATTAAGATCGGCGGCTACCCTTTAGAAGCTTATAGCGAAGAGGCTTTGAGCAGGCATATTGCCTTTGTTTTTCAGGATGCCAAACTCTTTAAAAGCAGCATCTATGACAATGTTCAAATCGGCAATGTCACTGCTAAGAGAGAAGAGGTCATGCGTGCCCTGCACTTAGCTGGCTGTGACAGTATCTTGGACAAATTTCCAGAAAGAGAAGAAACAATCATCGGCAGCAAGGGAGTCTACCTGTCTGGAGGAGAAAAGCAGCGGCTGGCTGTTGCCCGTGCTATCTTGAAAGATGCAGACATCATTATTTTGGATGAGGCCAGTGCTGCAGTTGACCCAGAAAATGAACACGAACTGCAAAAAGCCTTTTCACATCTGATGAAGGGGAAAACAGTCATTATGATTGCCCATCGGCTGACGAGTATACGACAGGCCGACGAGGTCTTGGTGCTGGAGGACGGCCGGCTGATTGAACGTGGAACAGATGCTGAATTGATGAGTCAGTCGACCCATTACCGCTATCTGCAAGAACTCTATCGAAAAGCCAATGAATGGAGGGTAAGCAATGATTGA